The genomic stretch CAAACTGATCGACCGCCTCGTCGCCGCCGCGGTCTTCGTCTACGCCCTCGTCATCTACCTGGCCACGATGGCCGAGACGACGCCGTTCTGGGACTCGGGCGAGTTCATCGCCATCTCGAACGGGCTTCAGGTGAGCCACCCGCCGGGGGCGCCGTTCTACATGCTCGTCGGGCGGCTCTTCGCGATGGCCGCGCCGCTGTTCGGCGGGCTGAGTCCCGAGCCCATCGCCTACGCCGTCAACCTCGTTTCCGTGCTGTGCAGCGCGCTGACGGTGCTGCTGACGCACCTCGTGATCGTGCGCCTGGTGCGCATCTGGCAGGGTCACCCGAGCACGTGGACGCCCGTCCAGCGCGTCGGCGCGAACGCGGGCGGCGTGATCGGCGCGCTCACGTTCGCCGTCACCGACTCGTTCTGGTTCAACGCCGTCGAAGCCGAGGTCTACGCCATGTCGATGCTGTTCACGGCGCTCGTCGTGTGGCTGGCGCTGATCTGGCGCGATGCGACCCGCGCCGAGGAGGCCGAGTTGGCCCGCCGCGGCGAGCACCCGTTCGGGCTCCACGCCGACCGCTACTTGGTGGCCATCGCGTACCTGTTCGGCCTCGCCATCGGGGTCCACTTGCTGAACGTGCTGACGCTGTTCTTCCTCGCGCTGATCGTCTTCTTCCAGAAGGTCGACCGCGACCACTGGACGACGGCCGACCGCGTGAAGGGGCTCCTCATCACGGGCGTTATCTCGGTGGTGGCGTTCGGTCTCATCTACCCCGGCATCGTCCAGATCCTGCCGACGCTGGCGGGCGCGTCCGGCGCCCCAACGCTGTTCATGATCGCGCTCGTGGCGGTGCTCGTGGGCGGCGTCTGGTGGACCCAGAAGAACGGCCGCCCGATCCTCAACCTGATCGCGCTCGTCATCACGACGGTCATGATCGGGTACTCGTCGTACGCGCTCATCTTCGTCCGCTCGGCGGCCAACCCGCCGATCGACGAGAACGACCCGGAGAACGCGGAGGCCATCGTGAGCTACCTCAAGCGCGAGCAGTACGGCTCGACGCCGCTGCTCACGGGCGAGAGCTACGACAACCGCACGCGCCAGGTGGACGACGACAAGACGTTCCCGCGCCGCCACTCGTCGGCCCCGCAGCACACCCAGGTCTACGCCCAGTACGACTCCGACTGGGACTTCTTCTGGCGCTACCAGATGGGCCACATGTACGGCCGGTACTTCATGTGGCAGTTCGTCGGGAAGGCGTCCGACGTGCAGGACGCGGGCTGGTACAGCGGCCTCGGCAACGCACCGACGACGGGCGAGACGCCCTCTGAACGGTCCGGGCAGAACGCCTATTTCTGGTTACCACTCCTCCTGGGGTTGATCGGTCTGGCGGTCCACGTCCAACGCGACTGGCGGCGGGCGCTCGCGGTCGGGGTGCTGTTCCTGATCACGGGCGTCGGCATCATCCTCTACCTAAACCAGACGCCCTTCCAACCCCGAGAGCGGGACTACTCATACGTGGCGTCGTTCTTCGCCTTCGCGCTGTGGATCGGCATCGGCGCGACGGGGCTCGTCGAGATGGTGTCCGAGGCGCTCACCTCGAAGGGCGCCGCGCTGAAGAAGACCGTCGGCATCGCGCTGGCGGCGCTCGTGTTCGCGGCCGTGCCGGGCTGGATGGCCGTCGAGAACTACGCCGACCACGACCGCTCCGGTCGCCGCATCGCGACCGACTTCGCCCGCAACCTGCTGGAGAGCACCGCGCCCAACGCGATCCTGTTCACCAACGGCGACAACGACACCTTCCCGCTGTGGTACCTGCAGGAGGTGGAGGGCATCCGCCGCGACGTGCGGGTCGTGAACCTGTCGCTGCTCAACACGCCGTGGTACATCCGGCAGCTGCGCGACCAGTTCAGCCGCGAGAGCGCGCCGATCCCGATGTCGATCACCGACGCGGATCTGGCGGGCATCAGTGGTCCGCCCGAGCAGCGGGCGACGGGCGCGCTGGCGCCGCGCCTGATCGAGGACACCGAGGTGGCCCTCCCGGTCGACGCCCGCGCCTTCTCGGACGACCGCGTGGCAGGTCGCGTGGACCCGGCCACCATCCCGGACCGCATGACGTGGACGCTCAGCGGCCAGGCCGTCGGGCAGGGCCAGAGCGCGCTCTACACCGCCGACCTCGCCGTGCTCGACATCCTCCGGTCGGTCGCCGAGGGCGGCTGGCAGCGGCCGGTCTACTTCGCCGGAACCGTCGCCCAGTCGTCGGAGCTCGGCCTCCAGCCGTTCTTCCAGAACGAGGGCCTCGCCCGCCGCGTGGTGCCGCTGACCCGCTCCGGCGGCGACGCCGACGGCGTGGTCGTGCCCTCGGTCGCGCTCGACCGCCTCGGCAAGTTCGAGTTCCGCGGCCTCGCTGACCCCAACGTCTACCACGACGAGAACGCGCGCAACATGGCCGACGGCTACCGCATCCGCGTCGGCTCGATCGCCCGCGCGCTCGCTGAAGGCGGCCGGCCCGACGAGGCCCGCGCCCTCCTGACGCGCCTCACGGAGCAGGTCCCGGCCTCGACCATCCCGACCAGCTTCGGCTCGCTCCTCACCCTCGCCGACGCGTACCAGGCCGCGGGCGACACGACGGCCTCGCTGGGCGTCTTCCGCCAGGCCGAGACGGTCGCCATCGACCAGATCCAGGCCGCCCGCACGTCGGCGGCGCAGGACCAGGCGTTCCAGTTCGTGCAGTACATCCAGTCGGCCTACGTGCTCGGCGGGCAGTACGAGGCGGCCTCGGCGTTCATGGACCGGATCGCGACGGCGCTGGGGGACCCGAGCCTCCGGCGCACGGCCGACGAGATCCGCCGCGAGGCGGAGGCCATGATGGGTTCGCAGCCGGGCCGCGGGCGACCAACGCCGGCGGACACCACGAATCCCTCCTGACCCCGGCGCAACCCGGACGGCCTCGGGCCGTGCACGGCGCCCTCCCGCGCCCATGCCGCTCTCGCTCTCCGACCTCCGCGGCGCCGCCCGCCTCGCCTCCGGCGCCGTCGTCGGCGTGACCGACGTGGTGGAGGCGACGCACGCGACCATTGCCCGGCCGTTCGGTCGGCCGAAGCGGACGCGCGGCATCACCGGCTTCGTCTACCGCATGATCCGGGCCGTGACGCGACAGGCCGCCCGGCTTCTCGACCACGGGCTGACGATCGCCGGAGCCCCCACCTCCCCCGAGGTCACCACAGCCGCCCGCGGCGCAGCCGTCGCGGCTCTGAACGGCGTCGTCGGCGACGCGCTGGCGTCGGAGGGCAACCCGCTGGCGATCCGCGCCCAGGTCCGCCTCGGCGACCGCGCGCTCGCCCTCACCCCGGACGCGCTGGCCCGCGGCGTGACCGACCCGTCGGACGTGCTGCTGGTGCACGTCCACGGCCTGTGCATGAACGACCGCCAGTGGGGCGACGCCGCCCATGACCCGCGCGAGACGCTGGCGTCGGCACTCGGCGCGACGGCCCTCACGGTCCGCTACAACAGCGGGCGGCACGTCGCCGAGACCGGCCGCGACCTCGCGGACCTGCTCGACCCGTTGGTGGCGAACTGGCCGCGCCCCGTGCGGCGGCTCGTGCTCGTCGGCCACAGCATGGGCGGGCTGGTGCTCCGTAGCGCCCTCCACCTCGGCGCGAAGGCGGGGCACGCGTGGCCCGGCGCCGACGTGTCGCTGGTGTGCCTCGGCACGCCGCACCACGGCGCTCCGCTGGAGCGCATCGGCAGCGTAACGGATGGACTGCTGGAGGCGACCCGGTACGCCGCCCCGCTCGCCCGGGTCGGCCAGATCCGGAGTGCGGGCGTGACCGACCTCCGCTACGGCAGCGTCGCCGAGGCGGACTGGCGCGACCGGGACCGCTTCGAGCGCGGCCCCGACGACCGCCAGCCGATCCCCCTCCCCGACGTGCCGGTCTACCTCGTCGCCGCGACGACGGGCGACGGGCGCGGCGGCGTCCGCGACCAGACCCTAGGCGACGGGCTCGTCCCGCTCGACAGCGCGCTCGGCCGCCACGCCGACCTGGCCCGTGACCTGGGCGTCCCGCCCGAGCGGACGGCCGTCTTCCCGCGGATGCACCACTTCGAACTGCTCCGCGCGCCCGACGTGACCGA from Rubrivirga sp. SAORIC476 encodes the following:
- a CDS encoding DUF2723 domain-containing protein, with protein sequence MSGKLIDRLVAAAVFVYALVIYLATMAETTPFWDSGEFIAISNGLQVSHPPGAPFYMLVGRLFAMAAPLFGGLSPEPIAYAVNLVSVLCSALTVLLTHLVIVRLVRIWQGHPSTWTPVQRVGANAGGVIGALTFAVTDSFWFNAVEAEVYAMSMLFTALVVWLALIWRDATRAEEAELARRGEHPFGLHADRYLVAIAYLFGLAIGVHLLNVLTLFFLALIVFFQKVDRDHWTTADRVKGLLITGVISVVAFGLIYPGIVQILPTLAGASGAPTLFMIALVAVLVGGVWWTQKNGRPILNLIALVITTVMIGYSSYALIFVRSAANPPIDENDPENAEAIVSYLKREQYGSTPLLTGESYDNRTRQVDDDKTFPRRHSSAPQHTQVYAQYDSDWDFFWRYQMGHMYGRYFMWQFVGKASDVQDAGWYSGLGNAPTTGETPSERSGQNAYFWLPLLLGLIGLAVHVQRDWRRALAVGVLFLITGVGIILYLNQTPFQPRERDYSYVASFFAFALWIGIGATGLVEMVSEALTSKGAALKKTVGIALAALVFAAVPGWMAVENYADHDRSGRRIATDFARNLLESTAPNAILFTNGDNDTFPLWYLQEVEGIRRDVRVVNLSLLNTPWYIRQLRDQFSRESAPIPMSITDADLAGISGPPEQRATGALAPRLIEDTEVALPVDARAFSDDRVAGRVDPATIPDRMTWTLSGQAVGQGQSALYTADLAVLDILRSVAEGGWQRPVYFAGTVAQSSELGLQPFFQNEGLARRVVPLTRSGGDADGVVVPSVALDRLGKFEFRGLADPNVYHDENARNMADGYRIRVGSIARALAEGGRPDEARALLTRLTEQVPASTIPTSFGSLLTLADAYQAAGDTTASLGVFRQAETVAIDQIQAARTSAAQDQAFQFVQYIQSAYVLGGQYEAASAFMDRIATALGDPSLRRTADEIRREAEAMMGSQPGRGRPTPADTTNPS
- a CDS encoding triacylglycerol lipase gives rise to the protein MPLSLSDLRGAARLASGAVVGVTDVVEATHATIARPFGRPKRTRGITGFVYRMIRAVTRQAARLLDHGLTIAGAPTSPEVTTAARGAAVAALNGVVGDALASEGNPLAIRAQVRLGDRALALTPDALARGVTDPSDVLLVHVHGLCMNDRQWGDAAHDPRETLASALGATALTVRYNSGRHVAETGRDLADLLDPLVANWPRPVRRLVLVGHSMGGLVLRSALHLGAKAGHAWPGADVSLVCLGTPHHGAPLERIGSVTDGLLEATRYAAPLARVGQIRSAGVTDLRYGSVAEADWRDRDRFERGPDDRQPIPLPDVPVYLVAATTGDGRGGVRDQTLGDGLVPLDSALGRHADLARDLGVPPERTAVFPRMHHFELLRAPDVTDQLVRWLAPG